One Drosophila santomea strain STO CAGO 1482 chromosome X, Prin_Dsan_1.1, whole genome shotgun sequence DNA segment encodes these proteins:
- the LOC120456900 gene encoding inositol hexakisphosphate and diphosphoinositol-pentakisphosphate kinase isoform X12: protein MEWTWFKDWWRLKKLRSRHQRHKKKLEAAAAAAGAAVTAAAVLPGSECEESGFKDPQTNRRHSLDAVPSNETIARRRRGGRDRLRRNRLLQRQRRSQSAGVRSQPGAGNARYRRQDDDDGEYGPFNVSDYEDYGPSLGSDEESDDFCYCDVCMNGDTDFGDSNDGMDSDTSTSSSNSKQVVVGICAMAKKTQSKPMKEILTRLGEFEFIKLVTFEENVILREPVQNWPTCDCLVSFHSKGFPLEKAIEYAQLRNPFVLNNLHMQYDIQDRRRVYAILEKEGIEIPRYAVLDRDSPDPKHHELIESEDHVEVNGITFNKPFVEKPVSAEDHNIYIYYPTSAGGGSQRLFRKIGSRSSVYSPESRVRKTGSFIYEDFMPTDVYFSGTDVKVYTVGPDYAHAEARKSPALDGKVERDSEGKEIRYPVILNHSEKLISRKVCLAFKQTVCGFDLLRANGKSYVCDVNGFSFVKNSNKYYDDCAKILGNMILRELTPTLHIPWSVPFQLDDPPIVPTTFGKMMELRCVVAVIRHGDRTPKQKMKVEVRHPKFFEIFEKYDGYKLGHVKLKRPKQLQEILDIARFLLSEIHTKAHAEIEEKESKLEQLKNVLEMYGHFSGINRKVQMKYQPKGRPRGSSSDDTNLAADQPVEPSLVLILKWGGELTPAGRIQAEELGRIFRCMYPGGQGRSDYSGTQGLGLLRLHSTFRHDLKIYASDEGRVQMTAAAFAKGLLALEGELTPILVQMVKSANTNGLLDNDCDSSKYQNLAKGRLHELMQNDREFSKEDRELINPCNSKSITQALDFVKNPVDCCHHVHLLIRELLHIISIKKDDPKTKDAILYHGETWDLMRCRWEKIEKDFSTKSKLFDISKIPDIYDCIKYDLQHNQHTLQYDQAEELYIYAKNLADIVIPQEYGLTPQEKLAIGQGICSPLLRKIKGDLQRNIDEVEDEFMNRLNPHYSHGVASPQRHVRTRLYFTSESHVHSLLTVLRYGGLLNVVTDEQWRRAMDYISMVSELNYMSQIVIMLYEDPTKDPTSEERFHVELHFSPGVNCCVQKNLPPGPGFRPHSHGDNACNVSLQSSDESNPARIEEENDSNSGEEREGKKRGTSDQRSSDRSAERTPPAFGFNRLELRSKQFKSKPIPIGAHHTVSGHEAMDLAKRLNEELASQQQQQNQQLRPISPDIRAVSPDCEPRSRSFEQRPTSGVCAKEPVVVFPDVEEISQDPNLNYEDSSRTRTSEFGEIPHARVGAASNSDGGAHPKAHLRTAFQIRVTNSLSFFKIDSSTNELPLSDIDFSLHPATPQCGPSSHKRLHVLTMRRMESCDDGEDLEQLRHLPQISPMATNERPLSSCNCSSSAAQTHSHSKSLMDLAQVVVVSSPQETAQNQEQGCDPSTAADMSVSSFDDDFQLSSSAPAILMSADFGQRPVVASLSPMVHATTSPTASTLRLCQDMDKASASVSSSAQRKATSSSCGQLSMAASAPVVTENPFRFTVSSVGSAASNSACFVSSFEPIEEQVTSIMEIDPKALQPAPQVVYNLPTVLITGTASSTELTSTRNCNITSVTNADSAMLTPIETEINSEIGISNEIGIETKGITTTHTPCSNATVTRTDTKTAITTDPTTVTATETAEDTPMDIQTNISIGKCTPGPTPTVTTTTDITKGIRDFAPTATQTSPTTFTPSTTTTTTGAAAALFDNTATMSSNRPFTNQFQSIDPTSNDAPHQNHVHQHQHQHQHQHQHQHQHQHQHQHQHQHQHHQHQHQHQHKHQHQHQNHQNSTTSIDQQQRNSRTVNNTLNENHTTATITNNTTTTPSCCTNTIATDSQVSVSVSASVSSANSSTSSRRQRHSIAGQMSYMKMLGFGGFSKKMATSANSLFSTAVISGSSSAPNLRDMIPVSSSGFGDVPPIRPLETLHNALSLRKLDCFLQDMILAQIFKTPTGSPPRGFSKNTLPAVSSMTLTSPNQAEAIGHEPQIGRQPPISTTVTTTFDRRGSESGSTANAHLRLLSESQCPNLDDSNAEVREPLAGKMEQTPTEPSI from the exons ATGGAGTGGACTTGGTTCAAGGACTGGTGGCGTCTCAAGAAGCTCCGATCTCGTCACCAGCGACATAAGAAAAAACTCGAAGCAGCCGCCGCGGCCGCTGGAGCTGCGGTGACTGCTGCAGCGGTTTTACCCGGATCTGAGTGTGAGGAAAGCGGTTTTAAGGATCCGCAGACCAATCGTCGCCACAGCTTGGACGCAGTGCCTTCCAATGAAACCATAGCCAGAAGACGCCGTGGTGGTCGCGATCGCCTGCGCCGGAATCGCTTGCTGCAGCGCCAGCGACGGAGTCAAAGTGCCGGAGTCCGCAGTCAACCTGGTGCAGGAAATGCACGTTATAGGAGAcaggacgacgacgatggGGAGTACGGACCCTTTAACGTCAGCGATTACGAGGATTACGGACCGAGTCTTGGCAGCGACGAGGAGAGTGATGATTTCTGCTACTGTGATGTCTGTATGAAT GGCGACACGGACTTTGGAGACAGCAATGACGGAATGGACTCTGACACGAGCACCTCTTCCAGCAATAGCAAGCAGGTGGTCGTCGGCATTTGCGCGATGGCAAAGAAGACACAGTCAAAGCCAATGAAGGAGATCCTGACACGGCTTGGGGAGTTCGAGTTCATCAAACTGGTGACGTTCGAGGAGAACGTGATCCTGCGAGAACCTGTCCAAAATTGGCCCACCTGCGACTGCCTGGTGTCGTTTCACTCGAAGGGGTTTCCCCTAGAGAAAGCCATCGAGTATGCCCAGCTAAGGAATCCCTTTGTGCTGAATAACCTGCACATGCAGTACGACATTCAGGACAGGAGGAGGGTGTACGCCATTCTCGAGAAGGAGGGCATTGAGATTCCGCGCTATGCCGTCCTCGATCGCGATTCGCCGGATCCCAAAC ACCATGAGCTCATTGAATCCGAGGACCATGTGGAGGTAAATGGCATTACCTTTAACAAGCCGTTCGTTGAGAAGCCTGTGTCGGCGGAGGACCacaacatatacatatactacCCGACGTCGGCGGGCGGTGGAAGTCAGCGACTTTTCCGAAAGATCGGCAGTCGGAGCAGCGTATATTCTCCGGAGTCAAGGGTGCGAAAGACAGGATCTTTTATCTACGAGGACTTTATGCCCACCGATG TATACTTTTCAGGCACGGATGTCAAGGTGTACACCGTGGGACCGGACTACGCCCATGCCGAAGCCCGTAAAAGTCCCGCTCTGGATGGCAAAGTAGAGCGCGACAGCGAGGGGAAAGAGATCCGCTATCCAGTGATCCTCAATCATTCCGAGAAGCTCATCTCACGCAAGGTGTGCCTGGCCTTTAAGCAAACCGTCTGTGGATTCGATTTGTTGCGAGCCAACGGGAAGAGCTATGTCTGCGATGTTAACGGGTTTAGCTTCGTTAAGAACTCGAACAAGTACTATGATGACTGCGCCAAGATACTGGGTAACATGATTCTCAGGGAGCTAACACCTACCCTGCACATCCCGTGGTCAGTGCCCTTTCAATTAGACGATCCCCCCATTGTGCCCACCACTTTCGGCAAAATGATGGAGCTGCGCTGCGTGGTGGCCGTAATTAGACATGGCGATCGCAcgcccaaacaaaaaatgaaggTTGAGGTGCGGCATCCCAA ATTTTTCGAGATCTTCGAGAAGTACGACGGCTACAAGCTGGGCCACGTTAAGCTTAAGCGCCCGAAGCAGCTTCAAGAGATCCTGGACATTGCCCGCTTCCTGCTCAGTGAGATTCACACCAAAGCGCATGCTGAGATCGAGGAAAAGGAGAGCAagctggagcagctgaagAACGTTCTGGAGATGTACGGTCACTTTTCAGGCATAAACCGGAAGGTTCAAATGAAATACCAACCAAAGGGTCGTCCACGTGGCTCCAGCTCCGATGATA CCAATCTAGCAGCGGATCAGCCGGTGGAGCCCTCTCTGGTTCTCATCCTTAAGTGGGGCGGCGAACTGACGCCAGCAGGCCGCATCCAGGCGGAGGAGTTGGGCCGTATTTTTCGATGCATGTATCCAGGTGGCCAGGGAAGATCGGATTACTCGGGCACCCAAGGTCTAGGTTTGCTCAG ATTGCACTCCACATTCCGGCATGACCTAAAGATCTACGCTTCAGATGAGGGTCGTGTCCAGATGACGGCTGCCGCTTTTGCCAAGGGTTTGCTGGCCTTGGAAGGAGAACTTACACCTATTCTTGTCCAGATGGTAAAAAGCGCCAATACAAATGGACTGCTGGACAATGATTGCGACTCCAGCAAGTATCAAAACTT GGCTAAAGGTCGCCTTCACGAGCTTATGCAAAACGACCGAGAGTTTTCTAAGGAGGATCGCGAGCTGATTAATCCTTGCAATAGCAAATCGATTACCCAGGCGCTGGATTTTGTGAAAAATCCTGTGGACTGCTGTCACCACGTACACCTGCTTATCCGTGAGCTTCTTCACATTATTAGCATCAAAAAGGATGATCCGAAAACCAAGGACGCCATCTTATATCACGGCGAGACGTGGGACCTGATGCGCTGTCGCTGGGAAAAAATTGAGAAGGATTTTAGCACCAAATCCAAGTTGTTTGACATCTCGAAGATTCCAGATATATATGATTGCATCAAGTACGATCTGCAGCATAATCAGCACACGTTGCAATATGATCAGGCGGAGGAGTTGTATATCTACGCGAAGAACCTGGCTGATATAGTCATACCACAGGAGTATGGCCTGACGCCGCAGGAGAAACTGGCAATAGGTCAAGGTATCTGTTCACCATTACTAAGAAAGATCAAGGGTGATCTGCAGCGAAACATCGACGAAGTGGAAGACGAGTTTATGAACCGTTTGAATCCACATTACAGCCATGGTGTTGCAAGTCCCCAGAGGCATGTCCGCACAAGGCTCTACTTTACTAGCGAATCGCATGTCCACTCTCTGCTCACAGTTTTGCGTTATGGGGGATTGCTTAATGTGGTCACAGATGAGCAGTGGCGTCGGGCTATGGACTATATTTCGATGGTATCGGAGCTCAACTATATGTCTCAGATTGTCATTATGCTCTACGAGGACCCTACCAAAGATCCAACTTCTGAGGAACGTTTCCATGTCGAACTGCACTTTAGTCCGGGTGTAAATTGCTGTGTGCAAAAGAATTTACCACCAGGTCCGGGCTTTCGGCCGCACTCGCACGGCGACAATGCCTGCAATGTAAGTTTGCAATCCTCGGACGAGTCAAATCCTGCCAGGATTGAGGAGGAGAACGACTCGAACTCAGGAGAGGAGCGGGAGGGCAAAAAGCGAGGG ACTTCCGACCAAAGGAGTTCGGATCGCAGTGCGGAACGCACCCCCCCTGCCTTCGGATTCAACCGATTGGAGCTTAGGTCCAAGCAGTTCAAATCGAAACCCATCCCCATCGGAGCCCATCACACGGTCAGTGGCCATGAAGCCATGGATCTAGCTAAGCGGTTGAACGAGGAGCTGGcctcgcagcagcagcagcaaaaccaGCAGCTTCGACCAATCAGTCCGGATATCAGGGCAGTGAGTCCTGACTGCGAGCCACGCTCCCGGAGTTTTGAGCAGCGTCCCACGTCTGGCGTCTGTGCCAAAGAACCGG TAGTTGTTTTCCCTGATGTCGAAGAAATTTCCCAGGATCCTAATCTTAATTATGAGGATAGTTCTCGGACTCGTACTTCTGAATTCGGGGAGATTCCTCATGCTCGAGTGGGCGCTGCCAGTAACTCGGATGGGGGAGCTCATCCGAAAGCGCATCTTCGCACGGCCTTTCAGATTCGTGTTACGAATAGTCTGTCCTTCTTTAAAATTGACTCTTCGACAAACGAGCTGCCTTTGTCGGACATAGATTTTTCGCTGCATCCAGCTACTCCCCAATGCGGTCCCTCGTCGCACAAACGCCTTCACGTGTTGACCATGCGGCGGATGGAGAGTTGCGACGATGGGGAAGATCTCGAGCAGCTCCGACATCTGCCACAGATCTCGCCAATGGCTACCAATGAGCGACCCTTAAGTTCCTGCAATTGCAGTAGCTCAGCGGCCCAGACGCACTCGCACTCAAAAAGTCTAATGGACTTGGCACAAGTGGTGGTGGTGTCTTCCCCGCAAGAAACTGCCCAGAATCAGGAGCAAGGTTGTGACCCGTCAACGGCGGCGGATATGAGTGTCAGTAGTTTTGATGATGACTTTCAGTTGTCCAGCTCAGCACCGGCTATCCTGATGAGCGCAGACTTCGGTCAAAGGCCCGTGGTGGCGTCTCTTTCGCCAATGGTGCATGCCACCACTTCGCCCACTGCCTCTACTTTACGGCTCTGCCAAGACATGGACAAGGCTTCGGCTTCTGTTTCGTCCTCTGCTCAACGCAAGGCCACTAGTAGCTCCTGTGGTCAGCTGTCCATGgcagcttctgctcctgttgtGACGGAAAATCCATTTCGCTTCACTGTTTCATCCGTGGGTTCTGCAGCTTCCAATAGCGCCTGTTTTGTAAGCAGCTTCGAGCCCATAGAAGAGCAGGTCACGTCTATAATGGAGATAGATCCAAAAGCCCTGCAGCCAGCTCCTCAAGTAGTATATAATCTGCCCACTGTGCTTATTACGGGAACAGCAAGTAGTACAGAATTGACCAGCACCAGAAATTGCAATATAACGTCTGTAACGAACGCAGACTCTGCAATGCTTACACCGATAGAAACCGAAATAAATTCAGAAATAGGTATATCAAACGAGATAGGAATAGAGACAAAAGGGATTACAACCACACATACTCCCTGCAGTAATGCAACAGTAACCCGAACTGATACAAAAACAGCTATAACAACAGATCCAACAACGGTTACAGCAACAGAGACAGCAGAAGATACACCAATGGatatacaaacaaatataagTATCGGAAAATGTACACCAGGGCCTACACCAACAGTTACTACTACTACCGATATTACAAAAGGTATACGAGACTTCGCACCCACAGCCACCCAAACATCCCCAACAACATTTACACCAtccaccaccacaacaacaactggagcagcagcagctttgTTTGATAATACAGCAACAATGTCTTCTAATCGACCATTTACTAACCAATTCCAATCGATCGATCCCACTTCAAACGACGCACCACACCAAAATCATgtacatcaacatcaacatcaacatcaacatcaacatcaacatcaacatcaacatcaacatcaacatcaacaccaacatcaacatcaacatcatcaacaccaacaccaacaccaacacaaacatcaacatcaacaccAAAATCATCAAAACTCCACAACATCCATCGATCAACAACAACGAAATTCACGCACCGTCAATAACACACTGAACGAAAACCACACCACCGCCACAATTACAAACAACACTACCACGACCCCTTCTTGTTGTACCAATACCATCGCCACAGATAGCCAAGTCTCGGTGTCGGTCTCGGCATCGGTGTCATCGGCCAACTCGTCCACCTCGTCGCGTCGCCAAAGACACAGTATTGCCGGCCAGATGTCCTATATGAAAATGTTGGGTTTCGGTGGTTTTAGCAAAAAGATGGCCACCAGCGCAAATAGCCTTTTCAGCACTGCCGTCATCAGCGGCAGCTCGTCCGCTCCTAATCTTCGCGACATGATACCGGTCTCCTCATCCG GATTTGGCGATGTACCACCAATCCGCCCGCTTGAGACACTGCACAACGCCCTTTCGCTGCGCAAGCTGGACTGCTTCTTGCAGGACATGATCCTGGCGCAGATCTTTAAGACGCCGACTGGGTCTCCGCCCCGGGGTTTCTCTAAGAACACTTTGCCAGCGGTCTCCTCGATGACTCTAACCTCCCCAAATCAGGCGGAGGCGATCGGCCACGAGCCGCAAATTGGTAGACAACCGCCGATATCAACGACCGTAACGACCACCTTTGACCGGCGTGGCAGCGAGTCCGGATCCACAGCGAATGCCCATCTGCGACTTCTCTCGGAGAGCCAGTGCCCCAATCTGGACGATAGCAACGCCGAAGTGCGGGAACCGCTGGCGGGAAAGATGGAGC AAACTCCAACAGAGCCCagcatttaa
- the LOC120456900 gene encoding inositol hexakisphosphate and diphosphoinositol-pentakisphosphate kinase isoform X20, producing MEWTWFKDWWRLKKLRSRHQRHKKKLEAAAAAAGAAVTAAAVLPGSECEESGFKDPQTNRRHSLDAVPSNETIARRRRGGRDRLRRNRLLQRQRRSQSAGVRSQPGAGNARYRRQDDDDGEYGPFNVSDYEDYGPSLGSDEESDDFCYCDVCMNGDTDFGDSNDGMDSDTSTSSSNSKQVVVGICAMAKKTQSKPMKEILTRLGEFEFIKLVTFEENVILREPVQNWPTCDCLVSFHSKGFPLEKAIEYAQLRNPFVLNNLHMQYDIQDRRRVYAILEKEGIEIPRYAVLDRDSPDPKHHELIESEDHVEVNGITFNKPFVEKPVSAEDHNIYIYYPTSAGGGSQRLFRKIGSRSSVYSPESRVRKTGSFIYEDFMPTDVYFSGTDVKVYTVGPDYAHAEARKSPALDGKVERDSEGKEIRYPVILNHSEKLISRKVCLAFKQTVCGFDLLRANGKSYVCDVNGFSFVKNSNKYYDDCAKILGNMILRELTPTLHIPWSVPFQLDDPPIVPTTFGKMMELRCVVAVIRHGDRTPKQKMKVEVRHPKFFEIFEKYDGYKLGHVKLKRPKQLQEILDIARFLLSEIHTKAHAEIEEKESKLEQLKNVLEMYGHFSGINRKVQMKYQPKGRPRGSSSDDTDQPVEPSLVLILKWGGELTPAGRIQAEELGRIFRCMYPGGQGRSDYSGTQGLGLLRLHSTFRHDLKIYASDEGRVQMTAAAFAKGLLALEGELTPILVQMVKSANTNGLLDNDCDSSKYQNLAKGRLHELMQNDREFSKEDRELINPCNSKSITQALDFVKNPVDCCHHVHLLIRELLHIISIKKDDPKTKDAILYHGETWDLMRCRWEKIEKDFSTKSKLFDISKIPDIYDCIKYDLQHNQHTLQYDQAEELYIYAKNLADIVIPQEYGLTPQEKLAIGQGICSPLLRKIKGDLQRNIDEVEDEFMNRLNPHYSHGVASPQRHVRTRLYFTSESHVHSLLTVLRYGGLLNVVTDEQWRRAMDYISMVSELNYMSQIVIMLYEDPTKDPTSEERFHVELHFSPGVNCCVQKNLPPGPGFRPHSHGDNACNVSLQSSDESNPARIEEENDSNSGEEREGKKRGTSDQRSSDRSAERTPPAFGFNRLELRSKQFKSKPIPIGAHHTVSGHEAMDLAKRLNEELASQQQQQNQQLRPISPDIRAVSPDCEPRSRSFEQRPTSGVCAKEPGFGDVPPIRPLETLHNALSLRKLDCFLQDMILAQIFKTPTGSPPRGFSKNTLPAVSSMTLTSPNQAEAIGHEPQIGRQPPISTTVTTTFDRRGSESGSTANAHLRLLSESQCPNLDDSNAEVREPLAGKMERKCRKKSLIEWQC from the exons ATGGAGTGGACTTGGTTCAAGGACTGGTGGCGTCTCAAGAAGCTCCGATCTCGTCACCAGCGACATAAGAAAAAACTCGAAGCAGCCGCCGCGGCCGCTGGAGCTGCGGTGACTGCTGCAGCGGTTTTACCCGGATCTGAGTGTGAGGAAAGCGGTTTTAAGGATCCGCAGACCAATCGTCGCCACAGCTTGGACGCAGTGCCTTCCAATGAAACCATAGCCAGAAGACGCCGTGGTGGTCGCGATCGCCTGCGCCGGAATCGCTTGCTGCAGCGCCAGCGACGGAGTCAAAGTGCCGGAGTCCGCAGTCAACCTGGTGCAGGAAATGCACGTTATAGGAGAcaggacgacgacgatggGGAGTACGGACCCTTTAACGTCAGCGATTACGAGGATTACGGACCGAGTCTTGGCAGCGACGAGGAGAGTGATGATTTCTGCTACTGTGATGTCTGTATGAAT GGCGACACGGACTTTGGAGACAGCAATGACGGAATGGACTCTGACACGAGCACCTCTTCCAGCAATAGCAAGCAGGTGGTCGTCGGCATTTGCGCGATGGCAAAGAAGACACAGTCAAAGCCAATGAAGGAGATCCTGACACGGCTTGGGGAGTTCGAGTTCATCAAACTGGTGACGTTCGAGGAGAACGTGATCCTGCGAGAACCTGTCCAAAATTGGCCCACCTGCGACTGCCTGGTGTCGTTTCACTCGAAGGGGTTTCCCCTAGAGAAAGCCATCGAGTATGCCCAGCTAAGGAATCCCTTTGTGCTGAATAACCTGCACATGCAGTACGACATTCAGGACAGGAGGAGGGTGTACGCCATTCTCGAGAAGGAGGGCATTGAGATTCCGCGCTATGCCGTCCTCGATCGCGATTCGCCGGATCCCAAAC ACCATGAGCTCATTGAATCCGAGGACCATGTGGAGGTAAATGGCATTACCTTTAACAAGCCGTTCGTTGAGAAGCCTGTGTCGGCGGAGGACCacaacatatacatatactacCCGACGTCGGCGGGCGGTGGAAGTCAGCGACTTTTCCGAAAGATCGGCAGTCGGAGCAGCGTATATTCTCCGGAGTCAAGGGTGCGAAAGACAGGATCTTTTATCTACGAGGACTTTATGCCCACCGATG TATACTTTTCAGGCACGGATGTCAAGGTGTACACCGTGGGACCGGACTACGCCCATGCCGAAGCCCGTAAAAGTCCCGCTCTGGATGGCAAAGTAGAGCGCGACAGCGAGGGGAAAGAGATCCGCTATCCAGTGATCCTCAATCATTCCGAGAAGCTCATCTCACGCAAGGTGTGCCTGGCCTTTAAGCAAACCGTCTGTGGATTCGATTTGTTGCGAGCCAACGGGAAGAGCTATGTCTGCGATGTTAACGGGTTTAGCTTCGTTAAGAACTCGAACAAGTACTATGATGACTGCGCCAAGATACTGGGTAACATGATTCTCAGGGAGCTAACACCTACCCTGCACATCCCGTGGTCAGTGCCCTTTCAATTAGACGATCCCCCCATTGTGCCCACCACTTTCGGCAAAATGATGGAGCTGCGCTGCGTGGTGGCCGTAATTAGACATGGCGATCGCAcgcccaaacaaaaaatgaaggTTGAGGTGCGGCATCCCAA ATTTTTCGAGATCTTCGAGAAGTACGACGGCTACAAGCTGGGCCACGTTAAGCTTAAGCGCCCGAAGCAGCTTCAAGAGATCCTGGACATTGCCCGCTTCCTGCTCAGTGAGATTCACACCAAAGCGCATGCTGAGATCGAGGAAAAGGAGAGCAagctggagcagctgaagAACGTTCTGGAGATGTACGGTCACTTTTCAGGCATAAACCGGAAGGTTCAAATGAAATACCAACCAAAGGGTCGTCCACGTGGCTCCAGCTCCGATGATA CGGATCAGCCGGTGGAGCCCTCTCTGGTTCTCATCCTTAAGTGGGGCGGCGAACTGACGCCAGCAGGCCGCATCCAGGCGGAGGAGTTGGGCCGTATTTTTCGATGCATGTATCCAGGTGGCCAGGGAAGATCGGATTACTCGGGCACCCAAGGTCTAGGTTTGCTCAG ATTGCACTCCACATTCCGGCATGACCTAAAGATCTACGCTTCAGATGAGGGTCGTGTCCAGATGACGGCTGCCGCTTTTGCCAAGGGTTTGCTGGCCTTGGAAGGAGAACTTACACCTATTCTTGTCCAGATGGTAAAAAGCGCCAATACAAATGGACTGCTGGACAATGATTGCGACTCCAGCAAGTATCAAAACTT GGCTAAAGGTCGCCTTCACGAGCTTATGCAAAACGACCGAGAGTTTTCTAAGGAGGATCGCGAGCTGATTAATCCTTGCAATAGCAAATCGATTACCCAGGCGCTGGATTTTGTGAAAAATCCTGTGGACTGCTGTCACCACGTACACCTGCTTATCCGTGAGCTTCTTCACATTATTAGCATCAAAAAGGATGATCCGAAAACCAAGGACGCCATCTTATATCACGGCGAGACGTGGGACCTGATGCGCTGTCGCTGGGAAAAAATTGAGAAGGATTTTAGCACCAAATCCAAGTTGTTTGACATCTCGAAGATTCCAGATATATATGATTGCATCAAGTACGATCTGCAGCATAATCAGCACACGTTGCAATATGATCAGGCGGAGGAGTTGTATATCTACGCGAAGAACCTGGCTGATATAGTCATACCACAGGAGTATGGCCTGACGCCGCAGGAGAAACTGGCAATAGGTCAAGGTATCTGTTCACCATTACTAAGAAAGATCAAGGGTGATCTGCAGCGAAACATCGACGAAGTGGAAGACGAGTTTATGAACCGTTTGAATCCACATTACAGCCATGGTGTTGCAAGTCCCCAGAGGCATGTCCGCACAAGGCTCTACTTTACTAGCGAATCGCATGTCCACTCTCTGCTCACAGTTTTGCGTTATGGGGGATTGCTTAATGTGGTCACAGATGAGCAGTGGCGTCGGGCTATGGACTATATTTCGATGGTATCGGAGCTCAACTATATGTCTCAGATTGTCATTATGCTCTACGAGGACCCTACCAAAGATCCAACTTCTGAGGAACGTTTCCATGTCGAACTGCACTTTAGTCCGGGTGTAAATTGCTGTGTGCAAAAGAATTTACCACCAGGTCCGGGCTTTCGGCCGCACTCGCACGGCGACAATGCCTGCAATGTAAGTTTGCAATCCTCGGACGAGTCAAATCCTGCCAGGATTGAGGAGGAGAACGACTCGAACTCAGGAGAGGAGCGGGAGGGCAAAAAGCGAGGG ACTTCCGACCAAAGGAGTTCGGATCGCAGTGCGGAACGCACCCCCCCTGCCTTCGGATTCAACCGATTGGAGCTTAGGTCCAAGCAGTTCAAATCGAAACCCATCCCCATCGGAGCCCATCACACGGTCAGTGGCCATGAAGCCATGGATCTAGCTAAGCGGTTGAACGAGGAGCTGGcctcgcagcagcagcagcaaaaccaGCAGCTTCGACCAATCAGTCCGGATATCAGGGCAGTGAGTCCTGACTGCGAGCCACGCTCCCGGAGTTTTGAGCAGCGTCCCACGTCTGGCGTCTGTGCCAAAGAACCGG GATTTGGCGATGTACCACCAATCCGCCCGCTTGAGACACTGCACAACGCCCTTTCGCTGCGCAAGCTGGACTGCTTCTTGCAGGACATGATCCTGGCGCAGATCTTTAAGACGCCGACTGGGTCTCCGCCCCGGGGTTTCTCTAAGAACACTTTGCCAGCGGTCTCCTCGATGACTCTAACCTCCCCAAATCAGGCGGAGGCGATCGGCCACGAGCCGCAAATTGGTAGACAACCGCCGATATCAACGACCGTAACGACCACCTTTGACCGGCGTGGCAGCGAGTCCGGATCCACAGCGAATGCCCATCTGCGACTTCTCTCGGAGAGCCAGTGCCCCAATCTGGACGATAGCAACGCCGAAGTGCGGGAACCGCTGGCGGGAAAGATGGAGCGTAAGTGCCGAAAAAAGTCCCTGATCGAGTGGCAGTGCTGA